DNA sequence from the bacterium genome:
GCTTTTTCGCGAGCAGCGCCTTTCGGCGATGGAGATCAACTTTCTGGCCTCGTTGTCTCGCGAGGAGGTTTTCCCGCCGGGCAAGACCATCTTCAAAGAGGGCGAACCCGGTGAGAAAATGTACATCGTCGCCGACGGTACCGTGATGATCAGCAAGTTGATCGCCGGCGTCGGGGAAGAGGCCCTCGCGTTCCTTGAGCGCGGTGACTATTTTGGAGAGATGGCCTTGATCGATCGGCGTCCGCGCTCCGCCGACGCCCGTGCTCATCCAGACAAAGGCGTGACGGTTCTGGCGCTGCCGCGCGCGGTCGTAGAGGGACTTCTCAACATCGAGAAGGTCTCGTCGGTTCGTCTACTCAAGATCCTGACCTCGCTCGCGGGCAAACGCACCCGAGCGATCCAGAACAAGCTAGTCGGCCTCTTCCTTCTGGCCGGCGGTGACATCGAGGCGGCTCCGCCCTAGTCCGCGGCCGCCAGGATGGCCTTGCGGACCAGAGAGGAGTGCGGAAGCTCGTCGAGCTCTGTCAGGTTCGCCCAGCGGGCTTCGCGCCCTTCGGCCACCGAGCTCGCGCACTCGAGTCCACCTTCGCTCACGGTAACCACGAGGTTGCGGCGGGTAATCGTGTGGCGAATCGAGGCGATGCGTGCGCCCACGCGCCAGGCGCCGCCATAGCGCTCGGCGAGTTCCTCGGACGGATCAGGATCATCGCTCTCGACCCAGGGAAGCTCCCAGGTACCCGGCAGAATGGCGGTTCTCGAGTCCCGCCGAAACAAGAGAAATCGATCTCTGCGTCGCACCATCACGGCCAGAAGCCGGCGTTCCTCTTTTTGAATGGCCCGAGATCGATTGGGATAGTCCTCGACTCTTCCCCGGCGCCTCGCCGTGCACGACCGGTTTATCGGACAACGATGGCAGCGTGGATTCCCGGGAAGGCAAATGGTCGCACCCAACTCCATCAAAGCCTGGTTGCTGTCTCCGGGTCGATCGGCGTCGATCCAGGGCTCCGCAGCCTGAGTCAGGAATCGCCTTCCGGCCGCGCTCTTCGGTCTGCCGTCGTAGGCCTCGAGCCTGGCCAGCACTCGCTCGACATTGCCGTCGAGCGCTACCACTCGCTCACCATGGACGATGCTTGCCACTGCAGCGGCGGTGTAGGGGCCGACACCCGGAAGCTGTTGCCAAGCTTCTGCCGACTGCGGGAATCCTCCGTTCCGAACCACATCTCGAGCCGCCTTGACGAGCATTCGAGCGCGACGGTAGTAGCCGAGTCCGGACCACAAAGCCTGAACCTCGTCATCCTCGGCCCGAGCGAGGGCCTCGACCGTCGGCAACGCGCTCAAGAACCTCTCGTAGTAGGGAATCGCGGTCTCGACCCGGGTCTGCTGGAGCATTACCTCTGAGACCCAAACCCGATAGGCGTCTCTGTCTTGCCGCCAGGGGAGAGGTCTCTTGACCTGCTCGTACCAGGCAAGCAAAGAAGAAAGCGAGCCGCTCGGGGTCTTCGCCATGAGCGGGTCAATATG
Encoded proteins:
- the mutY gene encoding A/G-specific adenine glycosylase; this encodes MAKTPSGSLSSLLAWYEQVKRPLPWRQDRDAYRVWVSEVMLQQTRVETAIPYYERFLSALPTVEALARAEDDEVQALWSGLGYYRRARMLVKAARDVVRNGGFPQSAEAWQQLPGVGPYTAAAVASIVHGERVVALDGNVERVLARLEAYDGRPKSAAGRRFLTQAAEPWIDADRPGDSNQALMELGATICLPGNPRCHRCPINRSCTARRRGRVEDYPNRSRAIQKEERRLLAVMVRRRDRFLLFRRDSRTAILPGTWELPWVESDDPDPSEELAERYGGAWRVGARIASIRHTITRRNLVVTVSEGGLECASSVAEGREARWANLTELDELPHSSLVRKAILAAAD